ACCTGTTCTAATGGGACTAATTTTACGTGGAACCCACGAGAGACGTAGACTCCCAGGCGCATCCAGGCGCATCCACTCCGTCGCGATATCCTGAACCACTCCATCGGCGTCGCCATCCACtcgcgtccgcgccgccgccggatgggATCCACCGCAAGCaccatccgcgccgccgccggattggGAGATGGAGGGCAACGGCACATTCCCCTTCTTCTCTCAGTTTTCGTCGGATCCGGGCTCCTCCGCTGCCGGCTTCAACCTCTCCTCCGCTGCCGGTATCCACGCTTCCCGGGAGCCGGCGCCGGCTGGAACTGAacttgctcctcctcctcgtagtCTCTGAGCTTTGTGCAGAACTTGCTTGTTTTTGTTTCCTTGCATGCATACTTTCTGCATATGCAAAACTACGTAGAGAGCTCCAGTGTTGCAGAAATCACCTGAAGGGTGATGAGCTCTCTATGTATCAGCTAGCAGACTTTGGCCAGTTTGCAAGGTAAATCATCACTGTTTCTTACTTGTTGCTCCATGATCTTCTTGAGCATATACGTATCATGGCCAGTTCGCAAGGAAAATCATCACCGTGCCTTCTTGTTCCACGATCTCTCCATGTTAATCTCCTTCATAGTATCTATTGGATGTTCTTTGCTTTTGTAGGGTTCTATGGATGCTCTTCATGTAGTATGCTAGCAATGCTTTTCATTCAGGAAAACAGCAGAGCAGGCTGCGCGGGAACGATGGAGGGAGAGGCAGGTAGTTAGTGTGGGAAAGAGAGAAACATTGAGGGAGTTGGTGTATTAATCAGGGGATGTGGTTATTAAATCAACATTAgcccatggatccaaacataTGAAcctaggctaatgtttagcctaccaattcaAGGCTAAACATTAACCCTTAAAATTAGCTCTGGGCTAATCTTCCAAACAGGGCCCTGTTATACATGCCCTAAGGTTAAGTTCGTTTGAACATGTTCCCATCTCCTCCTCTATTTTCACGTGCACACTtcccaaactgttaaacggtgtgtttttcaaaagtaaaattatagaaaagttgttttaaaaaataatgttaacccatttttaaatattttagctaatatttaattaatcgtgTGCTAATCTATTGCTCTATTTTTCATGTCAAGAggtgagggttcccaacccctacCTAAGAAACATAGCCTAAGTCGGGATACATAGGTCCCAAATTCTAAAAGTCTAAACCTAAATAGAACAAAGAAAGAAGGGATATATAGGTTCCAAACTCCAAAAGACTACACCTAATTAAAGAGAACAAGGAAAGAAGTACTAATCCATACCTAGCTTAGCTTATTTCTAGAGCCGCCCATTgtgttttaaacttttaatgcCATTAACTAACTAACTATCTTGTAACTATTTCATAGACATTGATGAGTGTGAGCTTCGAGATGAACAACCTGCGCTACGAGATCAGTACCGGTGCTATGGGATTTGCAAGAATACGATAGGGGGATATGACTGTCAATGCAAATTTGGAACGAAAGGTGATGCCAAAACTGGAACATGCACACAGCTGTTTCCCCTCCCTGCAATGGTGGCTACACTTGGTAAGCAATTCCGGCATTTATTGGTTCTTAATTTCAAATGAATGATGTTATTTTTCAGTGAGATAATATTCTGGTTTCAACTGCTAGTATTTACCATATGCCATAAGATAACAATGCTTATTAGTAAGTGCCTAATTAAGAATAGTCCATGATATCCTTTTTTTATGAATATACATAAACCTATTAGTCGAAGGAAttcttaactaattaatttatattcCTTAATTATGAATACAACAATTTGACGTTATTCTAGAAGAACTTTCATTAGCTTTAGAAATTACTCCATTTCCTCATGTTTGCCTGCTTATTCCATTAGAATTTTCATGGCATATAGCAAATTATCTTATTTTGTATATATTGTGTATTCGGTACAGATCCTTTTGCTTCAAGTAGATGATGTGATCTTTTGtctttttataaaacttatAACCTATGAATCATTCGTCTTAGTTATATATTTTAGTGGATACTGCACTAGTTTCCCATATATTATTTGTCCTAATTAATAAGTTCACCTTGAATCTTTCATATATTCATCTCCAGCGTGATGtttttcaaaatcaacttttgccagtatatataatttgttttacgCTGTGACTGAAATACAAGCAACTAATAACATGTACTACACTTTTGTCAATTGTCCCTGCAGGCATAATCGGTCTCACATCCATAGTGGTTGTTGTAGTATTGTTTAAGCTTTTGTTTGACGAGaggagaaaaacaaaagagTTTTTCATAAAGAATGGTGGCCCGGTACTAGAAAAGGTAGACAACATTAAGATTTTCAAAAAAGAAGAACTTAAGCCAATAATACAATCATGTAATGTTATTGGGAAAGGTGGATTTGGGGAGGTTTACAAAGGACTCATTGACGATAAACTCGTTGCAATTAAGAAATCCATTAATGTAGACAAGTTACAAGAGAAGCAATTCACAAATGAAATTATTATCCAGTCAAAAGTCATCCATAAGAACATCATAAAGCTCATAGGTTGCTGTCTAGAGGTTGACGTTCCAATGCTGGTCTATGAGTTTGTTCCACGGGGAAGCCTCCACGACATACTACATGGCAATAGGAAAGAGTCCCTCCCCTTACAGAAACGTTTGAATAttgcagcaggagcagcagaaGGATTAGCTTATATGCATTCAAAAACCTCTACAACTATTTTGCATGGTGATATCAAACCTGGCAATATACTTTTGGACGAAAACTTTGATCCCAAAATATCTGACTTTGGAATATCAAGATTGATTGCTATAGATAAAACCCATACTAAATGTGTGATTGGAGATATGTGTTATATGGATCCAATATATCTTCAATCGGGCTTGTTGACGAAGCAGAGCGATGTATACAGTTTTGGAGTGGTGCTCTTAGAACTTCTTACGAGACAAAAGGCAAGTTCTGGTGAAGATACTAGACTGGTTACGACGTTTCTAGATGCATATACAGAAGATCATAAGGGCGCTATCGATCTTTTTGACAGAGAAATTTTATTGGAGGGCGACACAGAAGTATTCAACAATCTTGCCATCCTAGTAGTGGATTGTCTGAAGTTCGAAGTGGAAAGAAGGCCAGAAATGACAGATGTAGAAGAACGACTTCAAACCATGAAGAGATCTTATGTGCCAAAAAGCATATCTGATGCTAGTAGCAGTATAGATACATAATTGCTTATTATTTGGGGATAATTATAGCAGCAAAACATCTCAATGTTGTTAAGGTTTGTTATGTTTCTTAACTATGGAtatgtaataatattttttctctGCTCAGCATTGTTTTAGTTTTCTTTGTATCTCTTCTCAATTCATCCAATATACATAGTGGCAAATAAACTATTCAATTAAAACCATGCTTACATCCCGTGCATGGGTGTATTACATTTTAGATACTAATTGATGGCCAATTGTAGAGCACCCGAAAATTTGTGATGAGTGGGATTCATAGACGCATAATTGGCTACTCATACCTTAATGTGCTCCTAATCACAAATCGACACCATAAATTCCGCAATGCAAAATAATGAGCAAAGGAGATATTGTTGGGACTCCGCGTGCTAGTCAACTTCAACCTAAGATGTGCCTGTCAAACCACGTGAAGGTGACGACTagatgtgttacacatcccAGAATACTTGACTCAATTTGTTAGAGCTCTATAATATCTTAATTGCTCAAAATTCATACTCATGAGTAGCTAGTCACGGGAATATTGCTAGTCCCTCACTTTCATCCCAGCTAGGATATCAAAACAAAAAGGCATAATGTATAACTTAGTACCAACTAAAAACTTATTTAGCTAAGCCACTTTCCTACGGCCAGTCGACCAAATAGATATAGTTCTTCGCAAGCATGTCTACCCATATTCCCACAAGCAACCGTCGAGCGGTAGGCCCCTAATGAACCATCCTGAAGAGATCAACGAAACCCGCAACACTCAACTACCTGTAACACAACTAAAATAATACCACAAAAGAAAGCAAGTGCAGTAACACAGTTAATGTACTGGCGAGTCAATACAATTCTACAAACATGCAAGCTCTAAATATCAAAGAATGGTTATTTGTGGTTTCATAATTGCAAAAAGCTAAATTTGTTTcacaaacattttgaaatggaattTTAGATAAATATTTGCAAGTGTATAGCGTACATAACATGGCATGGCTTCATATATAACATCATAAATcaatggcaaaatttgctacaggacatctaaaaaacaaaaaacatgtaattagcTAAAGGACACCGTAAAAACGTGTATTTGTTGTAGGGCATcgcaaaaaactggtaattggCTGCTGGACACTCgcatcattattttattatttttggaggaaaaggagagaaacaatgattaaagacaagtttgcccttCGCTCAAATAACTccaacgtgggccccacatggaaGTGCcctgtaacatcccggcctagggcttaataggattaatagaatactcatatcaacaagttgcaacttcttttccggaagccgatctctgAAGAACTCTAAGGTTAGGCATGCTTGTCTTGGAGTAATttagggatgggtgaccgatcgggaaattcATAGGCCGTCGGTGTCTTAAGGGGTGAGGATGTAACATcgcggcctagggcttaataggattaatagaataatcatatcaacaagttgcaacttcttttctggAAGCCGATTTCTAAAGAACTCTAAGGTTAAGCATGCTTGGCTAAGGTTTTAAGAGGGAACTCTAAGGTTAAGCgtaagttgcaacttcttttctgaAAGCCGATCTCTAAAGAACTTTAAGGTTAAGCGTCtaaggttaagcgtgcttggcttgGAGTAATTTAGGGATGGAtgaccgatcgggaaattcATCCCGGGTGCACGCGGGttaatagaattaatagaatactcatatcaacaagttgcaacttcttttccggaagccgatctctaaaGAACTCTAAGGTTAAGCATCTAAGGTTAAGCGTACTTGGCTTGGAGTAATttagggatgggtgaccgatcgggaaattcATCTCGgatgcacacgagtgaggacaacaTATGCAGAAAAGagttgtgttggt
Above is a window of Oryza sativa Japonica Group chromosome 10, ASM3414082v1 DNA encoding:
- the LOC107279172 gene encoding wall-associated receptor kinase 1, translating into MSGTNYSAACNSLFDTPAKAENGTCMGLGCCEAELAPELGMITVSMYKQSNSMWETFPCTYAMVVERSWYNFSLQDLYGYDVLDKKFPGGVPLVLDFAIRNESCPAEGKPLPTACRSSNSLCVNTTNGQGYVCKCQEGYEGNPYLPDGCQDIDECELRDEQPALRDQYRCYGICKNTIGGYDCQCKFGTKGDAKTGTCTQLFPLPAMVATLGIIGLTSIVVVVVLFKLLFDERRKTKEFFIKNGGPVLEKVDNIKIFKKEELKPIIQSCNVIGKGGFGEVYKGLIDDKLVAIKKSINVDKLQEKQFTNEIIIQSKVIHKNIIKLIGCCLEVDVPMLVYEFVPRGSLHDILHGNRKESLPLQKRLNIAAGAAEGLAYMHSKTSTTILHGDIKPGNILLDENFDPKISDFGISRLIAIDKTHTKCVIGDMCYMDPIYLQSGLLTKQSDVYSFGVVLLELLTRQKASSGEDTRLVTTFLDAYTEDHKGAIDLFDREILLEGDTEVFNNLAILVVDCLKFEVERRPEMTDVEERLQTMKRSYVPKSISDASSSIDT